The Prinia subflava isolate CZ2003 ecotype Zambia chromosome 13, Cam_Psub_1.2, whole genome shotgun sequence genome contains a region encoding:
- the FOXF1 gene encoding forkhead box protein F1, translating into MTAEAQQALSSQPPPPPVQSSYGPMSSVAEKQPQSSAMDAASAGTGGAAGGAPGSGGAPGSAGPKAKKTNAGIRRPEKPPYSYIALIVMAIQSSPSKRLTLSEIYQFLQSRFPFFRGSYQGWKNSVRHNLSLNECFIKLPKGLGRPGKGHYWTIDPASEFMFEEGSFRRRPRGFRRKCQALKPMYSMMNGLSFNHLPDSYGFQGSAGGLSCPPNSLSLEGGLGMMNGHLSSNVEGMGLAGHSVPHLPANGGHTYMGGCTGSSAGEYPHHDSSVPASPLLPAGGVMEPHSVYSSSASAWAPSASAALNSGASYIKQQPLSPCNPTANPLSSSLSTHSLDQPYLHQNSHNAADLQGIPRYHSQSPSMCDRKEFVFSFNAMASSSMHSAGSGSYYHQQVTYQDIKPCVM; encoded by the exons ATGACTGCAGAAGCGCAGCAGGCTCTGTCCTCtcagccccctcctcctccgGTGCAGAGCAGCTACGGCCCCATGTCCTCCGTGGCTGAGAAGCAGCCGCAGAGCTCGGCCATGGACGCCGCCTCCGCGGGGAccggcggcgcggccggcggcgccccgggcagcggcggcgccccgggcagcgccggccccaAGGCGAAGAAGACGAACGCGGGGATCCGGCGGCCGGAGAAGCCGCCTTATTCCTACATCGCCCTCATCGTCATGGCTATCCAGAGCTCTCCCTCCAAACGCCTGACCCTCAGCGAGATCTACCAGTTCTTGCAGAGCCGCTTCCCTTTCTTCCGAGGCTCCTACCAGGGCTGGAAAAACTCGGTGCGCCACAACCTCTCGCTCAACGAGTGCTTCATCAAGCTGCCCAAGGGCTTGGGACGCCCGGGCAAGGGCCACTACTGGACCATCGACCCGGCCAGCGAGTTCATGTTCGAGGAGGGCTCGttccgccgccggccccgcgggTTCCGGAGGAAATGCCAGGCGCTGAAGCCCATGTACAGCATGATGAACGGGCTCAGCTTCAACCACCTCCCCGACAGCTACGGCTTCCAGGGCTCGGCCGGCGGGCTCTCCTGCCCCCCCAACAGCCTCTCCCTCGAAGGGGGCTTGGGGATGATGAACGGGCATTTGTCCAGCAACGTGGAGGGGATGGGCCTGGCGGGACACTCCGTGCCCCACCTGCCCGCCAACGGTGGGCACACCTACATGGGCGGCTGCACCGGCTCCTCGGCCGGGGAATACCCGCACCACGACAGCTCCGTGCCCGCGTCCCCGTTGCTCCCCGCCGGCGGCGTGATGGAGCCGCACTCGGTTTACTCCAGCTCGGCCTCGGCGTGGGCGCCCAGCGCCTCGGCGGCCCTCAACAGCGGCGCGTCCTACATCAAGCAGCAGCCCCTCTCGCCCTGCAACCCCACGGCCAACCCgctctcctccagcctctccacGCACTCCCTGGACCAGCCCTACCTGCACCAGAACAGCCACAACGCCGCCGACCTCCAAG GCATCCCGCGGTATCACTCGCAGTCTCCGAGCATGTGCGACAGAAAGGAATTCGTCTTCTCTTTCAACGCCATGGCCTCCTCCTCCATGCATTCGGCGGGCAGCGGCTCCTATTACCACCAACAAGTGACATACCAGGACATCAAGCCGTGCGTTATGTGA
- the MTHFSD gene encoding methenyltetrahydrofolate synthase domain-containing protein isoform X2, producing MAGPGRALPALPSGRSSKWDIREKVWEHLEASGLAEFPRPVRGRIPNFKGASHAATRLLGLQEFQAARRVKINPDAPQRNARFLTLEARKTLLVPTPRLRTGLFNRIVPPAGATKEILRRCATSQGVRDYSVPVGLDGKAQVDLVVVGSVAVSEKGWRIGKGEGYADMEYAMMVSMGAVQEDTPVVTIVHDCQVLDIAEELVDDHDLTVDYILTPTRTIQTNCKRPKPQGIMWHKVSSEMLGKIPILKTLRCREKQAGKDVTLQDEHPALANTNRAAISKKVMAANTQPQPAPGSMGQLHVESDPGNPRLEGSDTVTTVYVGNLPGSLRVSELKSALRELQVVPVRLSWQGAQHRAFLDYRDHGAAHRAVSSLQGLSLGGNALTAELAKGQRNKGQGEINSHR from the exons atggcggggccgggccgggcgctgcccgCGCTCCCCTCAGGGCGCTCCTCCAAGTGGGACATCCGCGAGAAGGTGTGGGAGCACCTGGAGGCCTCGGGCCTGGCCGAGTTCCCGCGGCCCGTGCGCGGCCGCATCCCCAACTTCAAG GGCGCCTCCCATGCTGCCACGAGGCTTCTGGGCTTGCAGGAGTTCCAGGCTGCCCGCAGAGTAAAAATAAACCCCGATGCTCCCCAGAGGAACGCGCGCTTCCTGACGCTGGAA GCCAGGAAGACTTTGCTGGTTCCCACACCACGTCTGAGGACTGGGCTGTTCAATAGGATCGTTCCCCCTGCAGGTGCCACCAAGGAGATCCTGAGGAGATGTGCCACGTCTCAG GGTGTCAGAGACTACAGcgtccctgtggggctggatgGGAAAGCACAAGTGGACCTGGTTGTTGTGGGATCAGTGGCTGTCTCTGAAAAAG GCTGGAGGATTGGCAAAGGGGAAGGTTATGCAGACATGGAATATGCAATGATGGTGTCCATGGGGGCAGTGCAGGAGGACACACCTGTGGTCACCATCGTGCACGACTGCCAG GTGCTTGACATAGCAGAGGAGCTGGTGGATGATCATGATTTAACTGTGGATTACATCCTCACCCCAACAAGGACTATCCAGACAAACTGCAAACGGCCAAAACCTCAGGGAATAATGTGGCACAAG GTCAGCTCTGAGATGCTGGGAAAAATCCCCATCCTGAAGACTCTTCGATGCAGGGAGAAGCAGGCTGGCAAGGATGTCACCCTCCAGGATGAGCATCCAGCCCTGGCAAACACCAACAGAGCAGCGATTTCAAAGAAGGTGATGGCTGCAAACACCCaaccacagcctgctccaggctcaATGGGACAGCTCCATGTGGAAAGTGATCCTGGAAATCCCAGATTGGAGGGATCTGACACAGTTACCACAGTGTATGTGGGGAACTTGCCTGGCAGCCTGCGGGTGAGCGAGCTGAAAAGTGCTCTGAGGGAACTGCAGGTGGTTCCTGTTCGGttgagctggcagggagcacagcacagggctttCCTGGATTACAGGGACCACggagctgcacacagagctgtgtcctCCTTGCAGGGCCTGAGCCTGGGGGGCAATGctctgacagcagagctggccaAGGGCCAGAGGAACAAAGGGCAAGGAGAAATCAATAGTCACAGATGA
- the MTHFSD gene encoding methenyltetrahydrofolate synthase domain-containing protein isoform X1, with protein sequence MAGPGRALPALPSGRSSKWDIREKVWEHLEASGLAEFPRPVRGRIPNFKGSLQACSSLGELDVFGRAREVKVDPDKPLEGARLAALQARKTLLVPTPRLRTGLFNRIVPPAGATKEILRRCATSQGVRDYSVPVGLDGKAQVDLVVVGSVAVSEKGWRIGKGEGYADMEYAMMVSMGAVQEDTPVVTIVHDCQVLDIAEELVDDHDLTVDYILTPTRTIQTNCKRPKPQGIMWHKVSSEMLGKIPILKTLRCREKQAGKDVTLQDEHPALANTNRAAISKKVMAANTQPQPAPGSMGQLHVESDPGNPRLEGSDTVTTVYVGNLPGSLRVSELKSALRELQVVPVRLSWQGAQHRAFLDYRDHGAAHRAVSSLQGLSLGGNALTAELAKGQRNKGQGEINSHR encoded by the exons atggcggggccgggccgggcgctgcccgCGCTCCCCTCAGGGCGCTCCTCCAAGTGGGACATCCGCGAGAAGGTGTGGGAGCACCTGGAGGCCTCGGGCCTGGCCGAGTTCCCGCGGCCCGTGCGCGGCCGCATCCCCAACTTCAAG gGCTCTCTCCAGGCCTGCAGCTCTCTCGGGGAGCTGGATGTGTTCGGCAGGGCGCGGGAGGTGAAGGTGGATCCCGACAAGCCTCTGGAAGGAGCGCGGCTGGCGGCCCTGCAG GCCAGGAAGACTTTGCTGGTTCCCACACCACGTCTGAGGACTGGGCTGTTCAATAGGATCGTTCCCCCTGCAGGTGCCACCAAGGAGATCCTGAGGAGATGTGCCACGTCTCAG GGTGTCAGAGACTACAGcgtccctgtggggctggatgGGAAAGCACAAGTGGACCTGGTTGTTGTGGGATCAGTGGCTGTCTCTGAAAAAG GCTGGAGGATTGGCAAAGGGGAAGGTTATGCAGACATGGAATATGCAATGATGGTGTCCATGGGGGCAGTGCAGGAGGACACACCTGTGGTCACCATCGTGCACGACTGCCAG GTGCTTGACATAGCAGAGGAGCTGGTGGATGATCATGATTTAACTGTGGATTACATCCTCACCCCAACAAGGACTATCCAGACAAACTGCAAACGGCCAAAACCTCAGGGAATAATGTGGCACAAG GTCAGCTCTGAGATGCTGGGAAAAATCCCCATCCTGAAGACTCTTCGATGCAGGGAGAAGCAGGCTGGCAAGGATGTCACCCTCCAGGATGAGCATCCAGCCCTGGCAAACACCAACAGAGCAGCGATTTCAAAGAAGGTGATGGCTGCAAACACCCaaccacagcctgctccaggctcaATGGGACAGCTCCATGTGGAAAGTGATCCTGGAAATCCCAGATTGGAGGGATCTGACACAGTTACCACAGTGTATGTGGGGAACTTGCCTGGCAGCCTGCGGGTGAGCGAGCTGAAAAGTGCTCTGAGGGAACTGCAGGTGGTTCCTGTTCGGttgagctggcagggagcacagcacagggctttCCTGGATTACAGGGACCACggagctgcacacagagctgtgtcctCCTTGCAGGGCCTGAGCCTGGGGGGCAATGctctgacagcagagctggccaAGGGCCAGAGGAACAAAGGGCAAGGAGAAATCAATAGTCACAGATGA